The Puntigrus tetrazona isolate hp1 chromosome 4, ASM1883169v1, whole genome shotgun sequence genome includes a window with the following:
- the eif1 gene encoding eukaryotic translation initiation factor 1 — protein MSAIQNLQTFDPFADATKGDDRLPAGTEDYIHIRIQQRNGRKTLTTVQGIADDYDKKKLVKAFKKKFACNGTVIEHPEYGEVIQLQGDQRKNICQFLTDIELAKEEQLKVHGF, from the exons ATGTCCGCTATCCAGAACCTCCAAACTTTTG ACCCCTTTGCTGATGCAACTAAGGGTGATGATCGGCTCCCAGCTGGGACTGAGGACTACATCCACATAAGAATTCAACAGCGGAACGGGCGGAAGACTCTGACCACGGTTCAGGGCATAGCCGATGACTATGATAAAAAGAAGCTAGTCAAGGCCTTCAAGAAG AAATTCGCCTGCAATGGGACTGTGATCGAGCACCCTGAGTATGGTGAAGTAATTCAGCTGCAAGGTGATCAGCGCAAGAACATTTGCCAGTTTCTCACTGAT ATTGAACTGGCCAAAGAGGAGCAGCTCAAAGTCCACGGGTTCTAG